A region of the Caviibacter abscessus genome:
CAATATTTTTATGATTTAATTGATAAAAATAAAGGAAAAGTAAAAATTGATAGAGAAATTGAAACAAAAGTGCAAGCTAGTATGAGTGAAGCACAAAAGGCATATTACTTAAGAGAAAAACTTAAAATAATTAAAGATGAATTAGGTGATGAATATAATGAAGGAGATTCATTAGAAAAATTAGAAAAAATAAATAATTCTAAAATGCCTGAAAAATTTAAAGAAAAATTAAGAAAAGAATTAAGTAAAATAAAAAAATTACCTGATTTTTCTCAAGAATACAATGTAATTAGTAATTATATAGATGTTGTATTGGAACTTCCATTTGAAGAAAGTAAAAAAGAGCCAATTGATATTTCAAAATCTAAAGAAATATTAGATGAATATCATTATGGATTAAAAGAAGTTAAAGATACGATACTTGAGTATTTATCAGTATTAGAATTAAAAGAAAGAAAAAAAGACATTAATAATGATGAGAAGTTTAGCACTATACTTTGTTTAGTTGGACCTCCAGGTGTTGGTAAAACATCTTTTGCAAGTTCAATAGCAAAAGCAATGAATAGAAAATTTACAAAAATCAGTCTTGGTGGAGTAAATGATGAAAGTGAAATACGTGGACATAGAAGAACTTATGTAGGTGCTATGCCTGGTAGAATTATTGATGCAATGAAAAGGGTTGGAGTTACAAACCCTGTAATATTATTAGACGAAATTGATAAATTGGATTCTAATTTTAAAGGTGATCCTGCATCAGCATTACTTGAAGTTTTAGATCCATCTCAAAATAGAAAGTTTGAAGATCATTTTATTGATTTTCCATATGATTTATCAAATGTTCTATTTATCTGTACTGCAAATAATTATCAAGGTATTCCTGCCCCTTTATATGACAGACTTGAAGTAATTGAATTAGATTCATATACAGAAATTGAAAAATTAAATATAGCTAAAAAACATTTAATTTCTCAAGTAAAAAATGAAACTGCTGTGGACATTAATTTAAGTGATAGTGTAATATTAAAGATAATAAATTCATATACAAGAGAAGCAGGTGTTAGAAATTTAAAAAGAGAGATCAGTAAATTATTTAGAAAAATTGCAAGAAAAATGTTAGAATATAAAAATAATTCTAAAATTAATGTAAATACTAAGAATTTAGCTGATTATTTAGGACCAGAAAAGTTTAAACCAGAAAAAATAGCATTAAAGAAAGAAAAAGTAGGAATAGTAAATGGTCTTGCTTGGACAGCTGTAGGAGGAACCACATTAGAAGTACAAGCTGTAAAAATGCAAGGTTCAGGACAATTACTTTTAACAGGTAAATTGGGAGAAGTAATGCAAGAATCTGCAAAAGTAAGTTATTCTTATGTAAGATCAATAAAAGATTTATTAAAAATAAAAGAAGAATTTAATAAAACTGTTGATGTACATCTTCATTTTCCAGAAGGTGCAGTACCTAAAGATGGTCCATCAGCAGGAATAACAATAACTACTGCAATAATTTCTGTACTAAGTGGTCTTAAAGTTAGACAAGATATTGCTATGACAGGAGAAATAACAATTACAGGTGAAGTATTACCTGTTGGAGGAATAAAAGAAAAAGTTATAGCAGCTCATAGAATTGGTATAAGGGAAGTTATCTTGCCTTTTGAAAATAAGGTTGATACTGAAATATTACCGAAAGAAATAATAAAAGATATGAAATTTAATTTTGTAAAAAACTATAGTGAAGTTTTAAAACTAGCATTTTTACAATAGAAAGGTAATTTTATGAATAGTTATATACTAAAAATATTACTTTCATACGTTGTACTTGCAGTTATAATTTTTTTACCTACTATTTTATCAAATAGAAATAGAAGAAAAAGAATTGACCAAATGCAAAATAACCTTAAAATAGGAGATAATATTGAAACTATTGGAGGTATACACGGAAGTATTATTAAAGTTTTAGATGAAATAGTTGAAATAAGAATAGATAAAGGTGTTTCAATGACTATATCAAAAAATGCTGTTGCGAGGGTAAAAAAATGATTAAAATTCTTAAAAAAGTTTTTTACTTTTTATTAATTTTAATTTTTCCCTTATTAACTTATACAAATAATATTGAGGAATTATCATATAGAAATGGTACATTAAAAATAAAATTTACAAAAACTGTATCAAGTTATAACGAAACATATGACAATAATAATCCATCATTATTATTATCTTTTAAACAGACAACTTTTGATAGTAAAAAAGTACCAAATCGTTTACAAATATCTGATAATTATTTATCTGATATATTAACAGATGGATATGAAAATAATACAAATATTGTAATCTATATGCAAACGGGTACAAAGTATACAATAGAGAAAAAAGCTAAAGAACTTATAATAAAATTTCAAGATGCCGTACATTTACCAAAAAGAAATTATACAATAGTATTAGATGCAGGACATGGTGGTAAAGATAGTGGTGCAGTAGGAAATGGTTATAGAGAAAAAGATATAGCGTTAGATGTAGTCTTAAAATTATATCAAAATCTAAAAAGGGATTATAAAGTTATTTTAACAAGAGATTCAGATTTTTTTGTCCCACTTAACACAAGAGCAAAAATTGGAAATGATGCAAAAGCAGATTTATTTGTCAGTATACATTTAAATTCAGCAACAAATAAAGTGGCAAATGGTTCAGAAGTATTCTATTTTTCTAAAAATCCTTCATCATATGCTAGAGAATTATCTAAATATGAAAACAGTTTTGACCAAGAAGGGGCAAGAATAATAGAAGCATCACAATTTGTTGTTGAAGATATTTTATATAATCTTAATCAACAACAAAGTGCAAGTTTAGCGAACACAGTTTTAAATAATATTGTAAGAACTATGCAACTTCAGCGTAGGAGAGTTGCAGGAGCAAATTTTGCAGTTTTAAGAGGTTCTTTATCTCCATCAATATTAATTGAATTAGGTTTCATGTCTAATGTTGATGATGTACTTAGTTATACTTCTGAAGCAGGTCAAATAAAAGCTGCAAATGCAATTGCAGAAGCTATAAGAAAGCATTATTAATAGGAGTATTCATATGAAAGAAAATATAAAAAAATATTTAATCTCTATCATATTATTTACAGTTTTGTTAATATTTTTACTGCTTAACATATTTAAGAAAACTAATAATGAAGTAAAAGATTTTAGTGCAAATATAAGCATAAACAAAGTAAATAATCAAAGTGAAACGAGTATTTATATTTATTCAACTTCAAGCAAAAAAATTGAAAAAATGGATATAAAAAATATAAATACAAAATTTTTAGATAAAGCAGATTATGTAAATTTAATTTTGAATAATTCTAAATATATAAGTAAAACTATGGAAATTCTTGCAATATATGAATTAGAAAATAATCAAATTTTAATTAAATTAAATGAAAATTTTTCAAATCTTGATAAAACTTATTATAAAGAATTTGTAAGATCAGTAAATATCACTTTAAAAGAAAAATTTCCGAATATAAATAAAATTGATTTTCAAATTGATTCAAACAATTAAGGCATATTTTATAATATGTCTTTTTGTTTATAATAAAATATGATAAAATGTAAGAAAAGCAAGGAAAAAAAGGTAGAAATGTTAAATAAATATATAAAAGTTTTAGAAAACTATTTAGATGAAAATAGAAAACAACACTGCATAAGAACCATGGAAATGGCAAAAAAGCTTTGTGATATATATAATATTGATGATAGAGCAGTAACAGCGGCATTATTACATGACATTGCTAAAAACTTAAGTCTTGAAAAAATAAAAGAATTAGTTGGAGATACTGATATTTCTGATATTGATGGAATGTATAATAAAAATATATTACACGGATATGCAGGTGCAATTATTTGTAAAGAAAAATTAAATATTGATGACGAATTAATATTATCGGCTGTAAAATATCATACAACTGGTAAAAAAAATATGAACGATATTGAAAAAGTAGTATATATATCTGATGCAATAGAGCTTGGAAGAAAATATGAATATGTTGACAAAATAAGAGAGAGAGTATTTAAGAACTTAAATTCTGGTATTTTATATGAAATAAATCATAAATTAAAATATTTAATTGATAGAAATATTCCGATTCATAAAAATACTGTTGAATTTAGAAACACATTAATACAGGAGTTAGAAAATGAATAAATATGAAGGAACATTATCAATGAGCAAGTCAAATTATGGCTTTATAATCTCAGGTGATGATAAATGTTATGTATCCGGTATAAATACTTTAAATGCTCATGATAATGATTTAGTTGAATTTGAGTATATTACATTTAATGGTAAACAAGAAGCAAAAATAACAAAAATACTAAAAAGAAGTACTGATGAATTTATTGGAAAAATTGAAGTTCATGATAAATTTTCATTTGTAAGCATCAGTTCTTTTTATGAAGATGTATATGTTAAAATAAATAAAAAAAATAAAGTAAAAACAGGTGATTTAGTAAAAATTAAAATATATTTTTGGGGAAATAAAAATAAAAAAGCTGAAGGTAAAATTATTAAAAATTATGGAAATAGTTCAAAAGCAGATGTATTAACCAAAGCTATAATTGAAAAAAGCGGTATAAATATAACATTTGATATAGATGTAATAAATGAAATTAAAAATATTAAAGACCCGAATATAAAAAAAGAATTAAAAAATAGAGTAGATTTAAGAGAAAAATTACATGTGACAATAGATTCAGTAGATACTAGAGATATTGATGATGCAATTTGTTTAGAAAAAATTGATAAAGGTTATAAATTATTTGTAAGTATAGCTGATGTATCATATTTTGTTAAAAAAAATAGTGCATTAGATAAATGGGCGAAGTTAAGAGGTAATTCTGTATATTTATATAATGAGGTTATACCAATGCTTCATAAACGCTTATCAAATGATTTATGTTCTTTAAATCCTAATGTGGATAGATTAGCATTTACGGTAGAAATAACACTTGATGAAAATGCAAAAGTAATATCATCTGATTTTTATAAATCGATTATAAAAAGTAAATATAAGTTAGATTATGATAGTGTAAATAATTTACTTAAAAATAACGATAATAAGCTAGAATACATGCAAATGTTAAACAGTATGAATGAATTATCAAAAATGCTTGAAATGCAAAAAAAACAAAGAGGTAGCATTGATTTTGATATACCTGAGATAAAACTTAATTTAAACTCAAAAAATGAAGTTACTTCTTTATCAATAAGAAATAGAGAGGATTCAGAAAAATTAATTGAAAGTTTTATGATTTTAGCAAATGAGGAGGTAGCCCAAAGATTTTATTGGGATGAAATGCCAACTGTATATAGAATACATGAAAAACCTGATATAACATCTATTGAAACGCTTAATGCAGAACTTACTAAACTTGGATATCCTATAAAAAAAGTGAATAATATAACATCTTCACAATTTCAAAAAATAATAGAAAAAACTAAAAAATTGCCTATTTCATACATGGCTCATAAATTAATATTAAAATCCATGCAAAAAGCAATCTATAGTACAGAAAATAAAGGGCATTTTGGTTTAGCTTCAAAATATTATTTACATTTTACATCACCAATTAGAAGATATTCAGATCTTGTAGTTCATAGATTACTTTCAATTTTAATTGATAAATATATTGATAAAAAGGAAAAAGATAAGATACTGGATAAATTAAAACCTATATGTGAGCATATATCAAAAACAGAAAGAGTGGCACAAAGTCTTGAAATGGAGACAACAAACGTTAAAGTTTGCGAATATATGGTAAAATATATAGGACATGAATTTAATGGAATAATTTCTGGAATAACTTCAAGTAGAGTATTTGTTCAATTAAATAATTATGTAGATACAATATTAATTAGTAATAAATCATCTGAATATGTTATTGGTAAAACTATAAAAGTAGTCATTTTTGATGTTGATGTGTTTAAAAGTGAAATTTTAGTAAAGGAAATAAAGTAATGGTATATGCAAGAAATAAAAAAGCAAATTTTGATTATTTTTTAGAAACGAAATATGAAGCAGGAATTGAATTAGTAGGAACTGAGGTTAAATCAATTAAACTTGGAAAAGTTAGTATAAAAGAATCTTTTGTTAGAATAATAAAAAATGAAGTATTTATTATGAATATGAACATTTCTCCATATGAATTTGGAAATATTAATAATATAAATGAAACAAGAGTTAGAAAATTATTGCTAAATAGAAAAGAAATAAAGAAATTAAATGAAAAAATAAAAGAAAAAGGTTATACAATAGTTCCAGTTTCAATTTATTCAAAAAATAGACTTATAAAAATTGAAATAGCTCTTGCTAAAGGTAAAAAGAACTATGATAAAAGGGAAACATTAAAACAAAAAACAATTCAAAGAGAAATAGATAAGATCTATAAATAAACTTGAAACTGTATATAAAACTTGATATAATCAAAATAAATGGGAGTGTTTTGGTTTCGACAGAGTAAGAAGCATAGTATAAGCAAGCAGGTGTGAACCTATAAATCTTTTTAAAATAATTGGAAACAATAAATACGCTTTAGCTGCTTAATAACAGTAGCTCATTAATATAGAATGTGCTATTAATTCTTTATTAATGTTACTTTTAATAGCTTGATATGAACAATGATTATAGTTCATATGACTTATATAATCTAGTATTTGGACATTTGTTAATTTAACATCTAAAATTACGAAAAAGACAAATTAACTAAGCTTGTAGAAAATGCTATGGACCCTTATTTTGGACACGAGTTCGATTCTCGTCACTTCCACCAATAAAAAAATAACTATATATAATTTATATGAAAGCTACAGTTATTGTAGCTTTTTTGAGAAAGGATAAAAATGAACGGCATCTTTTCAACTATTAACAGTTTAAGCAATTTAAAATTAAGCACAGCTAAATTTAGATTGGTTTGCTATTCAATATTAACAGGTATTCTAACCGGAATTATAGTTGTTTTGTATAGAATATCACTTGATAAAGTTATAAAATTTAGGAATATATTTCAAGCTGAAAAATCAATGGCTGTAAAATTATTTCTAATTATTTTTTTATTTTTTATAACTTACATAATACAAAAACTGGTATTTAAAAATAAAAATACAAAATTTTTTATAGCTATATATATTTTTGAAATAATATATTCTATTTCATTTATTTTACTTACTTCAAATATAATTATACTTGCTTTAATTATATTAAGTGGAATATTAATTCAATTAATGTTAAATTTTATGCCCCTTATAAGTGGTTCAGGTATACCTCAAGTTATGGGATTAATACAACAAAAACTAAAATTTAATTGGTTTTATGAACTTATACTTAAATTTTTTGGTGGTGTACTTTCCATATTTTCAGGACTTTCTTTAGGTAGAGAAGGACCTTCAATACATTTAGGAGCATTAGTTGCAGATGGTATAAATAAAGTAACTAAAAGAAATGAAATAGAAAGAAAATATTTAGTAACGTCAGGGGCAGCAGCCGGTCTTTCAGCAGCATTTAATGCTCCTCTTGCAGGAACTATTTTTGTTTTAGAAGAATTACACAAATTTTTTTCACCTCTAATGCTTATCTGTGCTATACTTGCAAGTATTTCAGCTAATTTAGTAAGTATTTTAATATTAGGAGAAGAAACAGCATTTATAAATTTCAAACAATTGACGCCGGTCTCTCCAACTATAAAGGGAATATTATTTGAGCTTGTATTAATCCTATTTTTAAGTATAGTTATGGTCATATTTGGTAAAATATTTAATATCTCTTTACTTAAATTTCAAGAGATTTATAAAAGAATAGAAGTAAATAAATATATAAAAATGATAATAGCTTTATTTATTTCATATATTGTAATTATTTTGCTTCCTGATATCACAGGTGGTGGGAATTTATTAATTGAAAAATTGTTAACAGTAAGTGTAACTACAAAAATTTTATTAATATTATTGTTATTTAAATTTTTATTTACTATGTTTTCATATTCAACAGGGGCACCAGGTGGAATTTTCTTACCAATGCTTGTAATTGGAGCTTTGATAGGTAGACTATTTGGTATAATGGTTGTAAATATATTTAATATGCCTCAAACATTTATAGTGCACTATATGCTTATTGCTATGGCTGCATATTTTACTGCAATAGTAAGAGCACCAATAACTGGAATAATATTAATATTAGAAATGACAGGTAATTTTTCAAATTTATTTTCACTAACTATTGTTTCAGCACTTACGTTCATTATTTCAGAACTTATGAAATTTGAATCTGTATATGAGGAATTATTTAGTAACATGTTTAGAACTAATAAAAATATTGAAGAAGATATGAATGAAAAAATGACTGCAATAAAAATACCGGTAATTACAAATTCAAAAATTGTAAACAAAAAAATTATGGATATAAAGTGGCCTACAAATTTACTTGTAATAGGAATAGAAAGAAATAATAGCGAATTTATTCCAAAAGGAGATACGCTAATACTTGATGGTGATAAATTAATTGTATTTACCGATATTGCAACAGCTGTGTTAGAGCTTGAAGAAATATTGGACATGTCAATAAGGGAGAATATGAAATGAGTAAGAATATAATATTAAATTGTGATTCATACAAAGTAACGCATCCTAAACAATATCCGGATGGAATGACATATATGCACAGTTATATTGAAAGTCGTGGAGGACTTTACGGTTATACTAAATTTTTTGGATTACAATATTATTTAAAAGAATATTTAAGCAGAAAAGTTACAAAAGAAATGATTGATGAAGCAGAAGAAATATTTTCACTACATCAAGTACCATTTGATAGAAGTGGTTGGGACTATATTGTAAATGAATTAAATGGAAATATACCTCTTAGAATAAGAGCAGTACCAGAAGGAGCAATAATACCTAATCATAATGTCCTAGTAACTGTTGAGGCAACTGATAAAAATGTTCCTTGGATAGTATCTTGGCTTGAACCATTAATACTTAAAATATGGTATCCTACAACAGTTGCGACTTATTCATATAAAACAAAGCAAATAATTAGGTATTTTCTAGATAAAACATCAGATAATGTTGAAGCAGAACTTCCTTTTAAATTTCATGATTTTGGATATAGAGGAGCTTCAAGTGAAGAAACAGCAGCCCTTGGAGGGCTAGCACATTTAACAAATTTTAAAGGAACAGATAATATAAATGCTTTAGAATTTGGAAGAAATTATTATAATGAAAAAATAGCAGGATTTAGTATACCGGCAGCAGAACATAGCACAATAACATCATGGGGACGTGATCATGAAAAAGATGCGTTTGAAAATATTTTGGATAAATTTCCAACAGGACTTGTATCAATAGTAAGTGATTCATATAATTTTTTTAACGCTGTTGAAAATATAATATGTAAAGAATTAAAAGATAAAATAAAAAATAGAGATGGAATGTTGGTAGTAAGACCTGACAGTGGAGATGCAATTACAAATATATTATTTGCACTTGAAAAACTTGAAAAGGCATTTGGAGTTACTGTTAATAGTAAAGGTTACAAGGTTTTAAACAAAGTTAGAATTATACAAGGAGACAGTGTTTATGAAGATACAACTTGGGATATATTAAAATGTCTTATGAATAACGGTTATTCTGCTGAAAATATTGCTCTTGGTTGTGGAGGTTCACTATTACAAGGAAATGAACATTCAAGTATAAATAGAGATACACATAAATTTGCAATGAAATGTAGTTGTGTAAAAATTGGAAATACTTTGATTGATGTATTTAAAAATCCAATTACTGATAGAGGTAAGATAAGTAAAAAGGGAAGATTAGATTTAATAAAAGATAATCGTGGTGAATATAAAACAATGAATATTTCTTATTTAGATATGAAAACTTATCACCCTAATACTTTACTTAAAACAGTATTTGAAAATGGTAAAATACTTGTTGATTATACATTACAGGAAGTTATTGATAATGAAACTAAATTTTTTATACCTGAATTAAAAAGAGAATTTTAAATAAGTTAGGAGTTTTAATATGCTGTATCCATTGAAATTTAAAAAACATCTTGTAAAAAAAGTATGGGGTGGTAGAGAATTTAAGACTATATTAAATTTTGATATAGATGATGACAGTTTATATGGTGAATCTTGGGAAGTTTCAGCACATCCAAATGGTATGGGATTTGTAATAAATGGAAATTTAAAAGGAAAAAGTTTAGAAGAAATATTTAATGAATATAAAGAAGAATTAATTGGAAATTTAAATTTTGATAAATTTCCTTTACTTATAAAATACTTAGATGTAAATGATAGATTATCAATACAGGTTCACCCTAATAATGAAATTGCATTAAAAAAATATAATGAATTTGGTAAAAGTGAATGCTGGTATATTATTTATGCAAGCGAAGATGCGAGATTAGTATTAGGTATGAAAGAAGGAATTACAAAAGAACAATTTATTGAAAATGCAAAAAATAATAAATTTGATAAAATGTTTGAAGAGTATAATATTAGAACTGGTCAGTTTATTAATGTAGCACCTGGATTAGTTCATGCTTCAGTGAAAGGAAAAGTAATTTTAGCAGAAATACAGCAAAACTCAGACATAACATATAGAATATATGATTTTAATAGATTTGAAAATGGTAAGTTAAGACCACTTCATATAAATGATGCAGCTGATGCTATTGATTTTAATTTAAAACCTGAAATTATTGATACGAATAATATGAATGGTAGAATAATTAAAACAGATTACTATACTTTAGATAAGCTGATAATTAAAGACGAAAAAAATGATATATCAACAAAATCTTTCATAGTATATTCAATTTTAGAAGGAAATGGATATATTGGAAATGAAAAAGTTAAATATGGGGAAACAATACTTATCCCTATAAATTATAAAGTAAAATTAAAGGGAAATATGGTTCTTTTAAGAACGACATTAGAATAGGAGAATAGTATAATGAAAAGAAGTTTATCAGGAATACAACCAAGTGGAATGTTACATATAGGTAATTATTTTGGAGCATTAAAACAATTTGTGGATTTACAGGATAAATATGAAGGACTGTATTTCTTAGCTGATTATCATGCACTTACTTCAAACCCAAGTAGTGAAAGTTTAAGAGAAAAGACTTTAAATGCGATAATTGATTATTTAGCACTTGGACTTGATCCAAAAAAATCAACAATATTTTTACAATCAGATGTGCCGGTTCATACAGAATTAATGTGGATATTATCAAATTGTACACCTATATCACTACTTGAAAGAGGGCATGCCTATAAAGATAAAATTGCAAAAGGATTAAAACCTAATACAGGATTATTTACTTATCCTATTTTAATGGCGGCAGATATCTTATTATATGATACTGATGTAGTTCCAGTAGGAAAAGATCAAAAGCAACATGTTGAATTTGCTAGAGATATTGCAATTAAATTTAATGAGTTATATGAAAAAGAAATATTTAAATTACCAAATGATTTAATACTAGATAATGTTTCAATAGTTCCTGGTACTGATGGTGAAAAAATGAGTAAATCTTATGGAAATATGATAAATATGTTTTTACCTGAAAAAGAGCTTAAAAAACAAGTGATGAGTATAGTAACAGATAGTGCAGCACTTGAAGAACCTAAAAATCCTGAGAATAATATTACTAAAATATATAAATTATTTGCATCAGAATCTGATGTAGCTATAATGAAAGAAAAATTTTTAAATGGTGGTTATGGATATGGACATGCAAAAAAAGAATTATTTGATAGTATAATGGATTATTTTTCAGCTGCTAGAGAAAAAAGAAATAAATTATTAAATAATTTAGATTATATTAATGATATATTAAAAGATGGGGCTATAAAAGCTAATAGTATTGCACAAGAAAAAATGAAAATTGTTAGAGAAGTTGTGGGATTATATAAATGATTTATTATATAACAGGACTTAGAAGTAGAAGTTATAAAATTGAAGAATTAATGAAAGAATTTAATAATATTAGTATATATGATGCAAGTTTAGACGAATACGATTTATTTTTAAATGCATCTACATCAAGTTCAATTTTTCAGGAAAGAGAATTAATAGTTTTAAAACGTGCAAATAAACTGAAAAATTTTAAGCAATTATTAAATTTATTAAATACTATAAAAGATGATAATAAACATATAGTAATTGATTATTATTGTGAATATAAAAATAAAAACCCCTATATTAAAGATTTTCAAAATTTAAAAGCTGAAATTATAAATATAGAAAATGATGAAGATATAGTTATAAACTACATTATGACTAATTTGTCTATAAAAAAGACAGATGCTAAAAAGATAATTGAAATAATAGGTACAAACTATTATATGGTAAAAAACGAAGTATTAAAATATAAAGTATATCTGGGAAATGAAAAATATGATTTAGATAAAATAAAACATATAATGACTAAAGATATGGAAATAAAGATTTTTGATATTGCAAATAAAATACTCTCAAAAAAAATAAATTTTAATGATATACATAATAATATGTATATGGGTATTCTTTATTCACTTCAAAATGAATTTCAAATTTTAAATACACTACATCATCTTGATTTACCATCAACACATGACGAATTTAAAAAGGAATATCACAAATATGAAAGTATTTTTAAAGTAAATTATTACTCAATTTTTTTGAAAATTAAAAATTACAAAAATCTTTATTCAAAAGAAAAAACACTAAATATACTTAAATTATGTTTGAAATATGAAAATGACATAAAAATTGGAAATTTAGGAGAAGGAGAAGCATTATATTTAATAATAAGTGAGGTAATGAAAAATGAATAATGAAGTAATTGAAGAACTATTTAACAGTAATGATATGAGGGTTGAAAGAATATTTTCAAATGGCTCTGATACAGATTGGTTTGTTCAGAATGCAAATGAATTTGTATATATTTTAGAAGGAAATGCTATACTTGAGTATGAGGATACAGAAAAATTTTTAATAAAAGGTGATTTTGAATATATACCAAAACAAGTTAGACATCGTGTAAAAGCAACATCACAAAATTGTACTTGGTTATGTGTTTTTAAGAAAGATTAATATGATTAATGAAAGAAAATTAGAAAAAACAAAATTACTTGGATACTTAATATACATAAAATATAATGGAAATGACTATGAAAGTTTTGACGAAAATCCAGGACTTAAAAGTTTAAAATTAGAATATAAGAATAGATTTTTAAAACATAATATAAATATATTTAAAGGTATACAGCAAGCAGGAAGAACAGATAAAGGTGTAAGTGCAAATGAAAATGTACTATATATTATGACATCAAAGCAAAATATAGATGTTATGTTACAATATGATGATGTAATTAAAATTGAAAAGTGTC
Encoded here:
- a CDS encoding ribonuclease R family protein, with protein sequence MNKYEGTLSMSKSNYGFIISGDDKCYVSGINTLNAHDNDLVEFEYITFNGKQEAKITKILKRSTDEFIGKIEVHDKFSFVSISSFYEDVYVKINKKNKVKTGDLVKIKIYFWGNKNKKAEGKIIKNYGNSSKADVLTKAIIEKSGINITFDIDVINEIKNIKDPNIKKELKNRVDLREKLHVTIDSVDTRDIDDAICLEKIDKGYKLFVSIADVSYFVKKNSALDKWAKLRGNSVYLYNEVIPMLHKRLSNDLCSLNPNVDRLAFTVEITLDENAKVISSDFYKSIIKSKYKLDYDSVNNLLKNNDNKLEYMQMLNSMNELSKMLEMQKKQRGSIDFDIPEIKLNLNSKNEVTSLSIRNREDSEKLIESFMILANEEVAQRFYWDEMPTVYRIHEKPDITSIETLNAELTKLGYPIKKVNNITSSQFQKIIEKTKKLPISYMAHKLILKSMQKAIYSTENKGHFGLASKYYLHFTSPIRRYSDLVVHRLLSILIDKYIDKKEKDKILDKLKPICEHISKTERVAQSLEMETTNVKVCEYMVKYIGHEFNGIISGITSSRVFVQLNNYVDTILISNKSSEYVIGKTIKVVIFDVDVFKSEILVKEIK
- the yajC gene encoding preprotein translocase subunit YajC, which gives rise to MNSYILKILLSYVVLAVIIFLPTILSNRNRRKRIDQMQNNLKIGDNIETIGGIHGSIIKVLDEIVEIRIDKGVSMTISKNAVARVKK
- the yqeK gene encoding bis(5'-nucleosyl)-tetraphosphatase (symmetrical) YqeK; amino-acid sequence: MLNKYIKVLENYLDENRKQHCIRTMEMAKKLCDIYNIDDRAVTAALLHDIAKNLSLEKIKELVGDTDISDIDGMYNKNILHGYAGAIICKEKLNIDDELILSAVKYHTTGKKNMNDIEKVVYISDAIELGRKYEYVDKIRERVFKNLNSGILYEINHKLKYLIDRNIPIHKNTVEFRNTLIQELENE
- the smpB gene encoding SsrA-binding protein SmpB yields the protein MVYARNKKANFDYFLETKYEAGIELVGTEVKSIKLGKVSIKESFVRIIKNEVFIMNMNISPYEFGNINNINETRVRKLLLNRKEIKKLNEKIKEKGYTIVPVSIYSKNRLIKIEIALAKGKKNYDKRETLKQKTIQREIDKIYK
- the lon gene encoding endopeptidase La, with amino-acid sequence MIPVLPLKEIVSMPGVVSSIYVGRQISINSLLKANSSNGEIVLLLQKEQKKEEINVFNDLEEYGVLAKIQSTTTNEDKTYKVIIKGTQRIKVKKISYNKKDDVYYAEVVKVRTKKIDLNDSYFTKESIIDKAKEYLRSIDIELTNKIELNDDIIENILYLYIQRFPFSSKEKQKFLEINDLKQRIQYFYDLIDKNKGKVKIDREIETKVQASMSEAQKAYYLREKLKIIKDELGDEYNEGDSLEKLEKINNSKMPEKFKEKLRKELSKIKKLPDFSQEYNVISNYIDVVLELPFEESKKEPIDISKSKEILDEYHYGLKEVKDTILEYLSVLELKERKKDINNDEKFSTILCLVGPPGVGKTSFASSIAKAMNRKFTKISLGGVNDESEIRGHRRTYVGAMPGRIIDAMKRVGVTNPVILLDEIDKLDSNFKGDPASALLEVLDPSQNRKFEDHFIDFPYDLSNVLFICTANNYQGIPAPLYDRLEVIELDSYTEIEKLNIAKKHLISQVKNETAVDINLSDSVILKIINSYTREAGVRNLKREISKLFRKIARKMLEYKNNSKINVNTKNLADYLGPEKFKPEKIALKKEKVGIVNGLAWTAVGGTTLEVQAVKMQGSGQLLLTGKLGEVMQESAKVSYSYVRSIKDLLKIKEEFNKTVDVHLHFPEGAVPKDGPSAGITITTAIISVLSGLKVRQDIAMTGEITITGEVLPVGGIKEKVIAAHRIGIREVILPFENKVDTEILPKEIIKDMKFNFVKNYSEVLKLAFLQ
- a CDS encoding N-acetylmuramoyl-L-alanine amidase family protein, with protein sequence MIKILKKVFYFLLILIFPLLTYTNNIEELSYRNGTLKIKFTKTVSSYNETYDNNNPSLLLSFKQTTFDSKKVPNRLQISDNYLSDILTDGYENNTNIVIYMQTGTKYTIEKKAKELIIKFQDAVHLPKRNYTIVLDAGHGGKDSGAVGNGYREKDIALDVVLKLYQNLKRDYKVILTRDSDFFVPLNTRAKIGNDAKADLFVSIHLNSATNKVANGSEVFYFSKNPSSYARELSKYENSFDQEGARIIEASQFVVEDILYNLNQQQSASLANTVLNNIVRTMQLQRRRVAGANFAVLRGSLSPSILIELGFMSNVDDVLSYTSEAGQIKAANAIAEAIRKHY